Proteins encoded in a region of the Peptococcus niger genome:
- the rimP gene encoding ribosome maturation factor RimP produces MNAAETYIEEHFSSLLEAQGFELVDVQYVKEAGDFYLRLFCDRLAKDEHIDLNDCENISRMIGEQLDQADDLPVNNAYRLEVSSPGIERPLKKPKDFMRFKDELVEVKLYKAIDGMKSIIGRLETATESDITLVTSKGQHHTFAYKNIAKANLHFEF; encoded by the coding sequence ATGAATGCAGCAGAGACATATATTGAGGAGCATTTTTCATCACTTCTAGAAGCACAAGGCTTTGAATTGGTGGATGTTCAATATGTAAAAGAAGCAGGCGACTTTTATTTACGCCTGTTTTGTGACCGATTGGCAAAAGATGAGCACATTGATTTAAATGACTGCGAAAACATTAGCCGCATGATTGGTGAGCAATTGGATCAAGCTGATGACCTACCGGTGAACAATGCCTATCGATTAGAAGTTTCCTCGCCGGGAATTGAACGGCCACTTAAAAAGCCTAAAGATTTTATGCGCTTTAAAGATGAACTGGTGGAAGTTAAACTGTATAAAGCAATCGATGGGATGAAATCCATTATCGGTCGACTCGAAACGGCGACAGAAAGCGATATCACCTTGGTGACCTCAAAAGGTCAGCACCATACATTCGCTTATAAAAATATTGCAAAAGCAAATTTACATTTTGAATTTTAA
- the pknB gene encoding Stk1 family PASTA domain-containing Ser/Thr kinase, which produces MQDVLGGRYKIIRKIGGGGMAIVYLAEDIFLNRQVAVKVLREEYVEDPEFIRHFRKEAKSIAALNHPNIVNIYDFDASADPAYLVMEFVEGMSVKQIVEEEGSIPWEQAADIGIQVARGLAEAHRHHIVHKDVKSHNILVEHTGMVKITDFGIAQMLSSTTITHNKGILGSAHYFSPEQARGERVDEKSDIYSLGIVLYEMLCGQVPFTGDNPVTVALKHIQEKPIPPQSITQDVPEAMEAIVLKCLQKDKNLRFQDMTEVAEALEAVRETGVAAPAYHQPVDFLAPEPAVDPLNDTLALPRNLTQKHGEVEANQVSEGKASKKNRWPKGKKKRLTNFLILVLVLLAAFGTLKIAQSFAGGGDIEVPSVVGFSYADAEEIMDQEGLRIREIDSEYSDEVEKGAIISQDPIAGKKVKKGRLVGVVISRGPEKLTVPKLTGKTEDEARALLEDADLELGEVKSAYDSSIEAGQIISQSPSPGKKVDKNTAVRITVSLGKKPEYVTVPDVRGMKLSDAKAALSEKGLVVAATNEEESSNDSKGRIIGQSLEPGSQVEKQTSLTLTIGTGKHSSSTTGVNVTFDVPENGVVVVTQTDANGGETMLYRGVHQEGEHFSKMYNAPSGSTITASINGKNISQTVAE; this is translated from the coding sequence ATGCAAGATGTTTTAGGCGGACGCTATAAAATCATTCGCAAAATTGGCGGCGGAGGAATGGCAATTGTCTACTTGGCCGAGGATATCTTTTTGAATCGTCAAGTGGCGGTCAAGGTTTTACGGGAAGAATATGTTGAAGATCCTGAGTTTATTCGACATTTCAGAAAAGAAGCCAAATCTATTGCCGCCTTAAACCACCCAAACATTGTCAATATTTATGACTTTGACGCAAGTGCTGATCCGGCCTACTTGGTAATGGAATTTGTTGAGGGGATGTCTGTTAAGCAAATTGTTGAAGAAGAAGGCTCTATCCCCTGGGAACAAGCTGCAGATATCGGCATTCAAGTGGCCAGAGGCTTAGCGGAAGCCCATCGCCACCACATCGTTCATAAAGATGTTAAAAGTCACAATATCTTAGTCGAACATACCGGAATGGTTAAAATTACGGATTTTGGCATTGCTCAAATGCTATCCAGCACGACCATTACCCACAACAAAGGCATCCTAGGGTCAGCCCATTATTTTTCCCCTGAGCAGGCACGCGGTGAACGGGTTGATGAAAAATCCGATATTTATTCTCTTGGCATTGTCCTCTATGAAATGCTTTGCGGGCAGGTGCCCTTTACCGGGGATAATCCGGTAACGGTAGCTTTAAAGCACATTCAGGAAAAGCCCATTCCACCGCAGTCTATCACACAAGATGTACCGGAGGCCATGGAAGCCATTGTCCTGAAATGTCTGCAAAAGGATAAGAACTTGCGGTTTCAGGATATGACGGAAGTTGCCGAAGCACTTGAGGCTGTTCGAGAAACAGGTGTTGCTGCACCGGCTTATCATCAGCCAGTAGATTTTTTAGCACCGGAGCCGGCGGTGGATCCCTTAAACGATACCCTGGCGCTCCCTAGAAATTTAACCCAAAAACATGGAGAGGTCGAAGCCAACCAGGTCAGCGAAGGTAAGGCTTCAAAAAAAAATCGGTGGCCTAAAGGAAAGAAAAAGCGGCTTACCAATTTTCTAATTCTTGTCTTGGTTCTTTTGGCGGCTTTTGGAACACTTAAAATTGCCCAATCTTTTGCCGGCGGTGGCGATATAGAAGTCCCTTCAGTGGTTGGGTTTAGCTATGCAGATGCAGAAGAAATTATGGACCAGGAGGGGCTGCGTATTCGTGAGATTGACAGCGAGTACAGTGATGAGGTAGAGAAGGGCGCCATTATAAGCCAAGATCCGATTGCCGGGAAAAAAGTGAAGAAAGGGCGCCTGGTAGGCGTCGTCATCAGCCGCGGCCCGGAAAAATTAACGGTTCCGAAATTAACTGGTAAAACTGAAGACGAGGCGCGTGCCCTTCTTGAAGACGCTGATTTGGAGCTGGGCGAGGTTAAATCCGCTTATGACAGTTCCATTGAAGCCGGTCAGATTATTTCGCAGTCGCCGTCACCCGGTAAAAAAGTAGATAAAAATACAGCTGTTAGAATTACGGTCAGCTTAGGGAAAAAGCCCGAATACGTTACAGTTCCGGATGTGCGCGGCATGAAACTTTCCGATGCAAAGGCCGCTTTAAGCGAAAAAGGGTTGGTTGTTGCTGCTACAAATGAAGAAGAATCGTCTAATGACAGCAAGGGACGGATTATTGGTCAATCCTTAGAACCCGGCTCTCAGGTTGAAAAACAAACGAGCCTTACATTGACCATCGGCACCGGTAAACATAGCTCGTCTACAACCGGTGTTAACGTGACCTTTGACGTTCCGGAAAATGGCGTGGTTGTCGTCACCCAGACAGATGCAAATGGCGGGGAGACTATGCTTTACAGAGGTGTGCATCAAGAAGGCGAACATTTTAGTAAAATGTATAATGCCCCGAGCGGCTCTACCATTACGGCCAGTATTAACGGTAAAAATATCAGCCAAACGGTTGCAGAATGA
- the acpP gene encoding acyl carrier protein — MSTFDQVKEIVANQLSIPAEKITAETTFEQVEADSLDVVEVIMSIESTFNIDLPDGDVEQFKNVGDLSNYVDKLLA, encoded by the coding sequence ATGAGCACATTTGATCAAGTTAAAGAAATTGTCGCCAACCAACTTTCCATCCCTGCAGAAAAAATAACGGCAGAGACAACATTTGAGCAAGTTGAGGCAGATTCATTAGATGTTGTTGAAGTGATTATGAGCATTGAAAGCACCTTTAACATTGACTTGCCCGACGGCGACGTAGAACAGTTTAAAAATGTCGGTGATTTGTCAAACTATGTGGATAAGCTCTTGGCGTAA
- the rpe gene encoding ribulose-phosphate 3-epimerase: MSIVISPSLLSADFARLAEELADIKQAGAPWVHLDIMDGLFVPNITFGPPVIRAIRKETDLFFDCHLMIAEPSRYIEDFAKAGANLITVHEEATRHISQTLTAIKSCGCKAGLSINPETPLSAVEPYLKEADLILLMSVHPGFGGQSFIDITYKIKALREMMDKAESTAYLQVDGGITADNIKTVVDAGCTCLVAGSAIFGQTDRQAAIDALMDALTKEAQ, encoded by the coding sequence TTGTCCATCGTCATTTCGCCGTCACTTCTTTCAGCCGATTTTGCTCGACTTGCGGAAGAATTGGCGGATATCAAGCAGGCAGGCGCACCCTGGGTTCACCTAGATATTATGGACGGACTTTTTGTCCCCAACATCACCTTTGGGCCACCGGTTATCCGCGCCATTAGAAAAGAGACAGACCTTTTCTTTGATTGCCATCTGATGATTGCTGAACCCAGCCGCTATATTGAGGATTTTGCCAAGGCCGGTGCCAATTTGATCACCGTTCACGAGGAAGCTACGCGACATATTTCTCAGACCTTAACCGCCATCAAATCCTGCGGATGCAAAGCTGGCCTTTCCATCAATCCGGAAACGCCTTTATCCGCCGTGGAACCTTATTTAAAAGAAGCAGACCTAATTCTACTGATGAGCGTTCACCCGGGCTTCGGCGGTCAATCCTTCATAGATATCACCTATAAAATTAAAGCTTTACGAGAAATGATGGATAAAGCTGAATCCACTGCGTATTTACAAGTGGACGGTGGCATTACCGCCGATAATATAAAAACCGTTGTGGATGCAGGATGTACCTGCCTTGTTGCCGGTTCAGCCATCTTTGGACAAACCGATCGACAAGCTGCAATAGATGCTTTAATGGATGCCTTGACAAAGGAGGCCCAATGA
- the rsgA gene encoding ribosome small subunit-dependent GTPase A, whose product MKGRVLTAQGGFYDVYAQDDVYTCRLRGKNKQGMRVAVAGDCVDIETAANGTGTIEAIHPRKNLLPRPTIANIDQLLILSALKDPPTDFMLIDRLLVLCAHHQIDPLLVFNKLDLSADTRRIKDYYRDFFPIFIISAETGAGIADLSEKLHQKITALAGHSGVGKSSLINRLTGMSEQSTAAVSDKLRRGRHTTRASRFIPYREGFLVDTPGFNVLHLPEDLSALQLAGLYPDFSQYTDECRYRDCLHRNEPDCAVKAAVEADKISADRYHNYWLLLSELN is encoded by the coding sequence ATGAAAGGACGTGTCCTAACGGCGCAAGGCGGCTTCTATGACGTTTATGCGCAAGATGATGTGTACACTTGTCGGTTGCGCGGCAAAAATAAGCAAGGGATGCGCGTGGCCGTTGCAGGAGATTGCGTTGATATCGAAACCGCCGCTAACGGCACGGGGACCATTGAAGCTATCCATCCACGCAAGAACCTCTTGCCTCGACCAACCATCGCCAATATTGATCAGTTGTTGATTTTATCGGCCTTGAAAGATCCGCCGACAGATTTCATGTTGATTGATCGCTTATTGGTTTTATGTGCCCATCACCAGATAGACCCCCTACTTGTTTTTAACAAGCTAGACTTAAGCGCAGATACCAGGCGCATAAAAGACTACTACCGCGATTTTTTCCCGATTTTTATCATCAGTGCAGAAACGGGTGCCGGCATTGCTGACCTGAGTGAAAAACTGCATCAGAAAATAACCGCTTTAGCCGGACATTCCGGCGTTGGGAAATCCAGCTTAATCAACCGGTTAACGGGCATGTCAGAGCAGTCGACAGCAGCCGTTAGCGATAAACTCCGTCGTGGACGCCATACCACACGGGCCAGCCGTTTTATCCCATATCGAGAAGGTTTTTTAGTGGATACACCCGGATTCAATGTACTCCATTTGCCAGAAGATTTATCGGCTCTTCAATTGGCCGGTCTTTATCCGGATTTTAGCCAGTATACAGACGAGTGCCGTTACCGCGATTGTTTACACCGGAATGAGCCGGATTGTGCCGTAAAAGCTGCGGTAGAGGCGGATAAAATTTCTGCAGACCGCTATCACAATTATTGGTTACTGTTGTCCGAGCTGAACTAA
- a CDS encoding phage holin, translating to MKINWKLRFQNKSTLVALVALIVGFAYQVCGIFNIVPAISSDEVIQGVGIIINLLVALGVVVDPTTAGIKDSPQVHTYTKPRDDSDHIAPEVE from the coding sequence GTGAAAATCAATTGGAAACTAAGATTTCAAAATAAGTCTACTTTAGTGGCGTTGGTGGCTTTGATTGTTGGATTCGCTTATCAGGTGTGTGGCATATTTAACATTGTTCCGGCTATTAGTTCAGACGAGGTTATTCAAGGTGTTGGAATAATCATCAACTTGTTAGTGGCTCTCGGCGTGGTAGTTGACCCGACAACGGCCGGTATCAAAGACAGCCCGCAAGTTCATACTTATACCAAACCACGAGATGATTCCGATCATATTGCCCCGGAGGTGGAATAA
- a CDS encoding BppU family phage baseplate upper protein — MALDNYRRVDIILDTANDKVDWQSPLNANTGEYNSRNLRVQLTNGGVVEPQTANLYFGFRHVETGESGVVPMNKVNSNRGIYEVYYPREMMAKEGVVICAVKIVDAVNGTNHINLTANFTVNVARSVINGSMEVPENSLRAFDKMVIDVMVHERRVAVIESTLNEIIKEYGDLKTWLENNVVKQSQIEALTRQNAEIAFNAGKIDQLAKTASVYDVFKNLYTIDEEIISTNPSTVSLENILRDGKTLLGSYLNTSTYTRNNHKILVIEGSGVLLGVLLSGYHYIQADLRVDKNTYTNRPEDSRWGLDHRYTNYYFPDELSMKIKADGKTILTSTQGRTERDRTAKISLTSLYLDYLIGRDGPYASSRLRYSSIGSRVLDKEETNIEGRVKGRLSEVELAGISFNNKLEIVFDAKNFKDINLPIKTDTEMTGAWYYRTRLDPDGNDKAKFPQLHSQYTLEGLVVLLYPKK; from the coding sequence TTTTAGATACGGCCAACGATAAAGTGGATTGGCAGTCGCCACTCAATGCCAACACGGGCGAATACAACAGCCGAAATTTACGAGTTCAACTTACCAATGGTGGTGTCGTAGAGCCACAAACGGCTAACTTATATTTCGGATTTAGGCATGTAGAAACCGGTGAATCCGGTGTAGTGCCGATGAATAAAGTAAATAGCAACCGAGGAATCTATGAGGTATATTATCCGCGTGAGATGATGGCCAAAGAGGGCGTCGTTATTTGTGCTGTGAAGATTGTTGATGCCGTCAATGGCACAAATCATATTAACTTGACGGCTAATTTTACAGTTAATGTGGCGCGGTCTGTTATTAATGGTAGCATGGAAGTACCGGAAAACAGCTTAAGAGCATTCGACAAAATGGTTATCGACGTTATGGTTCACGAGCGTCGGGTTGCTGTTATTGAATCCACATTAAATGAGATTATAAAAGAATACGGGGATCTTAAGACCTGGCTTGAGAACAATGTCGTTAAACAGTCGCAAATTGAGGCGCTGACAAGGCAGAACGCTGAGATTGCTTTTAATGCGGGTAAAATAGATCAATTAGCTAAAACTGCTTCGGTATACGACGTGTTTAAAAACTTATATACGATTGATGAAGAAATTATCTCTACCAACCCTAGTACGGTTTCGTTAGAAAATATATTACGCGATGGAAAAACGCTACTGGGGTCCTATCTCAATACGAGCACTTATACGCGTAACAATCATAAGATATTAGTTATCGAGGGTTCCGGAGTATTGTTAGGCGTTCTACTATCCGGTTATCATTACATTCAGGCAGATCTTCGGGTTGATAAAAACACTTACACCAACAGACCGGAAGACAGTCGTTGGGGACTAGATCATCGATATACAAACTACTACTTTCCAGATGAATTATCTATGAAAATAAAAGCGGACGGAAAAACTATTTTAACATCTACCCAGGGGCGCACAGAAAGAGATCGAACGGCTAAAATATCCCTCACTAGCTTGTATTTAGATTATCTTATCGGAAGAGACGGCCCCTATGCGTCATCTAGGTTGCGGTATAGCAGCATTGGTAGTAGAGTGCTGGACAAAGAAGAAACAAATATTGAAGGACGGGTAAAAGGGCGTTTGAGTGAAGTGGAATTGGCTGGGATTTCGTTTAATAATAAGTTGGAAATTGTGTTCGATGCTAAAAACTTTAAAGATATCAACCTTCCAATAAAAACTGATACTGAGATGACAGGTGCTTGGTATTATAGAACGCGACTTGATCCCGATGGAAATGACAAAGCAAAATTCCCACAACTTCATAGTCAATATACTCTGGAAGGATTGGTAGTATTACTATATCCGAAAAAATAA
- a CDS encoding N-acetylmuramoyl-L-alanine amidase, with protein MVRIGIDPGHGGADTGACGMGYQEKDVALDVALRLRKQLQACGVDVIMSRDGDWKYFIDQGADLSRRAQVFNDANCDAVISLHLNSAVQPAWGVETYTWDGNDIANSFGDSVHNAVSHLNPVNRGRKFANFAILRETDAVACLVEMSFINSDDVHNVVGHEDEWVKCLCKGICDYFGIAKQADAKNQNQPVQANLNNIISAPTATVEQGKAWARDKGAADWFIDTADIFWSVSTQYGVNPAGVYAQSALETGFGKFGGVIDETYFNPCGLKRPEGGGNYDPNAHMRFVSWKEGIIAQVHHLLLYAGKPQNPTSDPRHFSWLSGKARTWVDLGGNWAPSKDYGRKILDMIVEMKNTHVSEPEKKVPEHAYVIPEWAADAFKRSKEHGFTDGTRLNEPPTRLEMAVGYERVYEKVMKALSK; from the coding sequence ATGGTACGAATAGGTATTGATCCCGGACATGGCGGAGCAGATACCGGCGCATGTGGTATGGGATACCAGGAAAAGGATGTTGCGTTAGATGTCGCTTTACGCCTTCGCAAGCAACTTCAAGCCTGTGGGGTTGACGTCATTATGAGTCGAGATGGGGATTGGAAATACTTCATCGACCAAGGCGCCGACCTATCTCGACGAGCACAAGTCTTTAACGACGCTAATTGCGACGCCGTTATATCACTTCATTTGAACTCGGCGGTACAGCCCGCTTGGGGTGTTGAGACTTACACTTGGGACGGAAACGATATTGCAAATTCATTCGGAGACTCCGTACATAATGCTGTAAGTCATCTAAACCCCGTCAATAGAGGACGTAAGTTTGCAAATTTTGCAATCCTGAGAGAAACGGACGCCGTGGCTTGTTTAGTCGAGATGTCTTTTATCAATTCTGACGACGTTCACAATGTCGTTGGGCATGAAGACGAGTGGGTTAAGTGCTTGTGTAAGGGTATTTGTGATTATTTCGGGATAGCCAAACAAGCTGATGCGAAAAATCAAAATCAACCCGTACAAGCCAATCTGAACAATATTATTTCAGCTCCGACAGCAACAGTCGAACAGGGTAAAGCATGGGCCAGAGATAAAGGTGCCGCTGATTGGTTCATCGATACCGCTGATATTTTCTGGTCTGTCAGTACGCAATACGGAGTTAATCCAGCAGGGGTTTATGCCCAAAGTGCTCTCGAGACGGGTTTTGGTAAATTTGGCGGTGTTATCGACGAGACATATTTCAACCCGTGTGGTCTTAAACGCCCGGAAGGTGGCGGGAATTACGATCCTAATGCGCACATGCGTTTCGTGAGTTGGAAAGAGGGGATCATAGCACAAGTACATCATTTACTACTTTATGCCGGGAAACCTCAAAACCCGACTTCCGATCCGAGGCATTTTAGCTGGTTATCAGGCAAGGCCCGGACTTGGGTGGACCTAGGCGGTAATTGGGCACCGAGTAAAGATTACGGACGAAAGATATTGGATATGATTGTCGAAATGAAAAATACGCACGTATCCGAACCCGAGAAAAAGGTGCCAGAACATGCGTATGTAATACCCGAATGGGCCGCCGACGCTTTTAAACGCTCCAAAGAACATGGCTTTACAGACGGGACCAGATTAAATGAGCCGCCAACACGATTAGAAATGGCGGTTGGTTATGAACGGGTATACGAAAAGGTAATGAAAGCATTATCCAAATAG
- the plsX gene encoding phosphate acyltransferase PlsX translates to MKIAVDAMGGDHAPGEVVKGACEALKQFPVIEKIVLVGDETRIKPLLAEEVVDRIDILHTDEVIGMDEHPATAFRQKKQASIRLATDLVRDGVCDGIVSCGSTGAQMASAIFRLGRIKGIKRPAIAVLLPTLNGPKLLVDAGANTQVDPQNLLDFATMGAIYMQLLNHHPARVALINNGAEEEKGSDLTQAAHQTLKASSLNFIGNIEGREITEGVADVMVCDGFTGNVILKTLEGFGKNIFTLLKRDIQKHLRFKLGALLLKPAFYELKHQLDPKVVGGAPLLGVRGVSIVCHGNSDHTAVLNGIQVAKQCIEADLIAQIEEAVECEQTED, encoded by the coding sequence ATGAAAATTGCCGTTGATGCCATGGGGGGAGACCATGCGCCTGGGGAGGTTGTGAAAGGCGCTTGCGAAGCCTTAAAACAATTCCCGGTAATAGAAAAAATTGTCCTTGTCGGTGATGAGACCCGCATCAAACCGCTGCTGGCTGAAGAAGTAGTAGACCGCATTGATATTTTACATACGGATGAAGTTATCGGCATGGATGAACATCCGGCAACAGCCTTTCGACAGAAAAAGCAGGCCTCAATCCGCCTGGCAACTGATTTGGTGCGCGATGGCGTCTGTGACGGGATCGTTTCCTGCGGCAGCACCGGGGCGCAAATGGCTTCGGCTATTTTTCGGCTAGGCCGGATCAAGGGCATAAAACGTCCCGCCATCGCTGTTTTACTGCCAACCTTAAACGGACCCAAGCTATTGGTAGATGCCGGCGCCAATACCCAGGTGGATCCGCAAAACTTATTGGACTTTGCCACCATGGGTGCCATCTATATGCAATTGCTCAACCATCATCCGGCAAGGGTTGCCTTGATCAACAACGGTGCCGAAGAGGAAAAAGGAAGCGACCTTACCCAAGCCGCCCACCAAACCTTAAAGGCTTCTTCTTTAAATTTTATTGGCAATATTGAAGGCCGTGAAATTACAGAAGGGGTCGCAGATGTCATGGTCTGCGACGGATTTACAGGCAATGTGATTTTAAAAACCCTTGAAGGTTTTGGTAAAAATATTTTCACCCTATTGAAACGTGACATTCAGAAGCATTTGCGCTTTAAACTTGGCGCTCTTTTACTAAAACCGGCTTTTTATGAACTGAAACACCAGCTGGATCCGAAAGTTGTCGGTGGCGCACCCCTTCTGGGCGTGCGCGGCGTGAGCATTGTATGTCATGGCAACAGTGACCATACAGCTGTCCTGAATGGCATCCAAGTGGCCAAACAATGTATAGAAGCAGATTTAATTGCACAAATAGAAGAAGCTGTTGAATGCGAACAAACGGAGGACTAA
- the rnpM gene encoding RNase P modulator RnpM: MSKKVPVRTCLACGEKFPKRDLMRIVRTPEGDFHLDPSGKMQGRGAYLCKQSTCLANSVLRKRLQASFKTSVDDDQFAHLLEEVSAYVDQQ, from the coding sequence ATGTCAAAAAAAGTCCCGGTAAGAACTTGCTTAGCTTGTGGTGAAAAATTTCCAAAGCGTGATTTGATGCGCATTGTGCGAACGCCTGAAGGAGACTTCCATCTGGATCCGAGTGGTAAAATGCAGGGGCGTGGTGCTTACCTGTGTAAGCAGAGCACCTGTTTAGCCAATAGCGTATTGCGCAAACGATTGCAGGCATCTTTTAAAACGTCCGTTGATGACGATCAGTTTGCACATTTACTTGAAGAGGTTTCAGCATATGTTGACCAACAATGA
- a CDS encoding PP2C family protein-serine/threonine phosphatase, with translation MFVAGRSHIGLVRKTNEDEYYCDGRGRFIIVADGIGGHQNGHIASRMAVNELHWFIEENIDRPPEDLLAEGFKKANKKVHSYQEEQTDGGLMGTTLTAFIIRDGKYYLGHLGDSRAYIMHPGKIVEQISEDHTFLAELAQLDEDVRQTMLANRISNPKNTLMRAIGPEATCTPQISSGDLSPGDVLLLLTDGMYRYTTLEEMSEVIAYTDDLEEVALRFEQLALERGARDNLTIVLYREEGGGKPCKMF, from the coding sequence TTGTTTGTAGCTGGCCGTTCGCACATCGGTTTGGTGCGTAAAACAAATGAAGACGAATACTACTGTGATGGTAGAGGACGATTTATCATCGTTGCCGATGGCATTGGCGGGCATCAAAACGGTCATATTGCCAGTCGTATGGCTGTCAATGAACTTCACTGGTTTATAGAAGAAAATATCGACAGGCCGCCGGAGGATTTATTGGCTGAAGGATTTAAAAAGGCTAATAAAAAAGTGCATAGCTATCAAGAAGAGCAAACTGACGGCGGACTTATGGGGACAACTTTAACCGCTTTCATTATTCGCGATGGCAAATATTATCTGGGGCATCTAGGCGATTCTCGTGCTTATATTATGCATCCTGGAAAGATTGTCGAACAAATTTCTGAAGACCATACTTTTTTAGCAGAATTGGCCCAACTGGATGAAGATGTTCGTCAGACAATGCTGGCCAATCGTATTAGCAATCCTAAAAATACGTTAATGCGCGCCATCGGGCCGGAAGCAACTTGCACGCCGCAAATATCTTCCGGTGACCTATCCCCAGGGGACGTGCTTTTATTGCTGACCGATGGGATGTACCGGTATACCACTCTTGAAGAAATGAGCGAGGTTATCGCTTATACGGATGATTTGGAAGAGGTGGCCTTGCGCTTTGAGCAACTGGCACTGGAACGTGGTGCAAGAGATAATTTAACCATTGTGCTTTACCGGGAGGAAGGGGGTGGCAAGCCATGCAAGATGTTTTAG
- the nusA gene encoding transcription termination factor NusA, translating into MKKKVKEDSLREILALLEMEKGLKPAVIEEAIKTSLVSAYKKNYGNDVNVRIEFNEKTDAIDVFIDRVVVAEVSDPQVEISLLEAQAQYPQAKIGDTISEKDEPKNFGRIAAQTAKQVIVQKLREAERGYVFKEFASRESDIVTGIVDRIDHGVCTVHLNNADGMLPATEQIPGEEILPGQRLKAYIVEVRNAPKGPQIILSRIHSDLLSRLFELEVPEIQDGYVEIKSVAREAGMRSKIAVYSADENIDPVGSCVGPNGNRVRAVVEELNGEKIDIINWDASADIYIAESLSPSVVIDVLVDDEENKAIVVVPDDQLSLAIGKEGQNARLAAKLTGWKIDIKSKTQADEQGVQYNYIFSDERP; encoded by the coding sequence ATGAAAAAGAAGGTTAAGGAAGACTCCTTACGGGAAATTCTTGCCTTATTGGAGATGGAAAAAGGGTTAAAACCGGCGGTCATTGAAGAGGCGATTAAAACATCTTTGGTTTCTGCCTATAAAAAAAATTACGGCAATGATGTTAATGTCCGCATTGAGTTTAATGAAAAAACGGATGCCATTGACGTATTTATTGACAGGGTTGTCGTTGCGGAAGTATCGGATCCCCAGGTTGAAATAAGTCTATTGGAAGCACAGGCCCAATACCCTCAAGCTAAAATCGGCGATACCATTTCGGAAAAAGACGAACCTAAAAATTTTGGCCGCATTGCTGCACAAACGGCCAAGCAAGTTATTGTTCAAAAATTACGGGAAGCGGAACGTGGGTATGTGTTTAAAGAGTTTGCCAGCCGCGAATCAGACATTGTCACCGGCATCGTTGACCGCATCGATCATGGCGTTTGTACAGTGCATTTGAACAATGCTGACGGGATGCTGCCGGCAACAGAACAAATTCCTGGAGAAGAAATTTTACCAGGCCAGCGCCTTAAAGCTTATATCGTTGAAGTGCGCAACGCACCAAAGGGACCACAAATTATTCTTTCGCGCATTCATTCAGATTTGCTTAGCCGACTGTTTGAATTGGAAGTACCGGAAATCCAAGATGGGTATGTAGAAATTAAGTCCGTAGCCCGGGAAGCCGGTATGCGGTCGAAAATCGCTGTTTACTCTGCCGATGAAAACATTGACCCGGTCGGGTCTTGTGTCGGGCCGAATGGCAACCGGGTTCGCGCTGTGGTTGAAGAATTAAATGGCGAAAAAATCGACATCATCAACTGGGACGCTTCAGCGGATATTTACATAGCAGAATCCCTCAGTCCGTCAGTCGTTATCGATGTTCTGGTAGATGATGAAGAAAATAAAGCCATTGTCGTTGTACCTGATGATCAGTTGTCTCTAGCCATTGGGAAAGAAGGGCAGAATGCCCGCCTGGCAGCCAAACTAACCGGCTGGAAAATAGATATTAAGAGTAAGACCCAGGCAGACGAACAGGGCGTCCAGTATAACTATATTTTCTCTGACGAACGTCCATAA
- a CDS encoding L7Ae/L30e/S12e/Gadd45 family ribosomal protein, which produces MLTNNDSDQKLLTLLGFAQRAKKVISGDANVRAFLKKRQVKLLILADDISNEAKERWQRKANEHQVPTIIAADKKRLGLSIGQSPRAIIGLLDDSFAKAIKECRMDTMKK; this is translated from the coding sequence ATGTTGACCAACAATGACAGCGACCAAAAGCTATTAACGCTTTTAGGTTTTGCCCAAAGAGCAAAAAAAGTCATTTCCGGTGATGCGAATGTGCGCGCATTCCTAAAAAAAAGACAAGTCAAACTTTTAATTCTGGCAGATGACATCAGCAATGAAGCAAAAGAACGTTGGCAGCGAAAAGCTAATGAGCATCAAGTGCCAACCATCATTGCAGCCGATAAAAAAAGACTGGGCCTATCCATAGGGCAGTCACCGCGTGCCATTATCGGACTCTTGGACGATTCCTTTGCCAAAGCGATTAAAGAATGCAGGATGGACACTATGAAAAAATAA